A single region of the Neomonachus schauinslandi chromosome 3, ASM220157v2, whole genome shotgun sequence genome encodes:
- the TTLL4 gene encoding LOW QUALITY PROTEIN: tubulin polyglutamylase TTLL4 (The sequence of the model RefSeq protein was modified relative to this genomic sequence to represent the inferred CDS: deleted 1 base in 1 codon) encodes MASAGTEHYSIGLRQGTSFKQSGPSGSVPARPPEKPSEGRGCAQAHQQVKPIWKLERKHVGTLSAGLGPGLLGVPTQPAYFFCPGALCSSGRSAVIAGRSGSRSLHSLPDLFSGTLLHRRAGYGHRPYQQLESFCLRSSLPEKRPLSLPPKSLPVRLTASKAPSFTVSPMAQPMASSTDPYLSLGAAGENSSGKSLASAISGKIPSALASPHSSYKPMLNNNSFLRPNSTKVPLSQAPEGLNTVPSPKVHLVPWHHSGGTGDCALQPVEHKVPQSNGTVPGDAPAPSTLSAPRSFDTLTTSVASSQYNRSNLAARAEPHPCGLDGDLVPQALTKEVRFTEAVRKLTARGFEKKPRQGCQFEQSCFLSPGLQCDLNRTRQWRPPMVGQQFPQEDAGANSRIPPSASDTLELDSTVFCTKRISIHLLASHASALSHSPACGSAMDSLPLGEDKTPVLPSPPQLLGVADVATRLSSIHLGQLGKEGPKEARGLDCPARDIGSPADPQLDLGEAEDLEEELVDGLEDCCSHDENEEEEGDSECSSFSAVSTSESVAVISRSCAEILTKPLSTEKIVRPALIYSLFPNVPPTIYFGTRDERVEKLPWEQRKLLRWKMSTVTPNIVKQTIGRSHFKISKRNDDWLGCWGHHMKSPSFRSIREHQKLNHFPGSFQIGRKDRLWRNLSRMQSRFGKKEFSFFPQSFILPQDAKLLRKAWDSSSRQKWIVKPPASARGIGIQVIHKWSQLPKRRPLLVQRYLHKPYLISGSKFDLRIYVYVTSYDPLRIYLFSDGLVRFASCKYSPSMKSLGNKFMHLTNYSVNKKNAEYQANADETACQGHKWALKALWNYLSQKGVNSDAIWEKIKDVVVKTIISSEPYVTSLLKMYVRRPYSCHELFGFDIMLDENLKPWVLEVNISPSLHSNSPLDISIKGQMIRDLLNLAGFVLPNAEDVMSSSSSSGSSSASLPSSLRDKCRMAPEHFTAQKMKKAYYLTQKIPDQDFYASVLDVLTPDDVRILVEMEDEFSRRGQFERIFPSRISSRYLRFFEQPRYFNILTTQWEQKYHGNKLKGVDLLRSWCYKGFHTGAISDSAPMWSLPTSLLTVPKGDVALSALSKSETGKLGKHSFSEGSIPLSEDGTIPKPKKTQAGLSPLPEKPSSSRDSEDTSKEPSVSTQMLPLMKYSGQTSRLSASPTSQSTGDSLLAAVSP; translated from the exons ATGGCCTCCGCAGGAACAGAGCACTACAGTATTGGCCTCCGCCAGGGAACCAGCTTCAAGCAGAGCGGCCCCTCCGGCTCGGTGCCCGCGCGGCCGCCGGAAAAGCCCTCTGAGGGCAGAGGCTGCGCGCAGGCCCATCAGCAGGTGAAGCCAATCTGGAAGCTGGAGCGGAAGCACGTGGGGACACTGTCAGCGGGGTTGGGCCCCGGCCTCTTGGGTGTCCCAACCCAGCCAGCGTATTTCTTTTGCCCCGGCGCTTTGTGTAGCTCAGGGCGCTCGGCTGTCATTGCGGGCCGCAGCGGCTCCCGTTCCCTGCACTCCCTCCCAGACCTGTTCAGCGGCACCCTGCTGCACCGCCGCGCCGGCTACGGGCACAGACCCTACCAGCAGCTGGAGTCCTTCTGCTTGCGCTCCAGCCTGCCGGAAAagagacctctctctctccctccaaagaGCCTCCCTGTCAGACTCACTGCCAGTAAGGCCCCTTCTTTCACGGTCTCCCCCATGGCCCAGCCCATGGCGTCCTCCACAGATCCGTACCTCTCACTGGGCGCGGCTGGGGAAAACTCTTCGGGGAAGAGCCTGGCCTCTGCCATCTCAGGGAAGATCCCGTCTGCGCTcgcctccccccactcctcctaCAAGCCCATGCTGAATAACAACTCCTTCCTGCGGCCAAATAGCACTAAAGTGCCTTTATCGCAGGCCCCAGAGGGCCTGAATACAGTACCCTCACCCAAGGTCCATCTCGTCCCCTGGCATCATTCG GGGGGCACCGGAGACTGTGCACTCCAGCCCGTGGAGCACAAGGTGCCCCAGAGCAACGGCACTGTCCCAGGTGACGCCCCGGCCCCTAGCACCCTGTCTGCACCTCGCTCCTTCGACACTCTGACCACCAGTGTTGCCTCTTCCCAGTACAACCGCAGTAACTTAGCCGCAAGAGCAGAGCCGCATCCTTGTGGCCTGGATGGCGACTTGGTTCCTCAGGCTCTGACTAAGGAGGTTCGGTTCACCGAGGCCGTGAGGAAGCTGACTGCAAGAGGCTTTGAGAAGAAGCCAAGGCAAGGCTGCCAGTTTGAACAGTCTTGTTTCCTGAGCCCCGGCTTGCAGTGTGATCTCAACAGGACCCGGCAGTGGAGACCTCCCATGGTAGGCCAGCAGTTCCCGCAGGAGGATGCCGGAGCAAACAGTAGGATCCCCCCTAGCGCCTCGGACACCTTGGAGTTGGACAGTACAGTCTTCTGTACCAAACGCATCAGCATTCACCTCCTTGCCTCCCATGCCAGTGCTCTCAGCCATAGCCCTGCCTGTGGATCTGCGATGGACTCCCTACCACTTGGAGAAGACAAAACTCCCGTTCTGCCTTCTCCCCCTCAGCTGCTTGGTGTAGCTGACGTAGCCACCCGCCTTTCTTCCATCCATCTGGGCCAGCTTGGGAAGGAGGGGCCTAAGGAAGCCAGGGGACTGGACTGCCCTGCTAGGGATATCGG TTCACCTGCAGACCCCCAGCTAGACCTGGGTGAGGCTGAAGATCTAGAAGAAGAGCTAGTAGATGGTTTGGAGGACTGCTGCAGCCATGATGAGAACGAAGAGGAAGAGG GAGACTCAGAGTGTTCCTCATTCAGTGCTGTCTCCACCAGCGAGTCAGTAGCAGTGATCTCTCG GAGCTGTGCGGAGATTCTGACCAAACCCCTCTCCACTGAGAAAATTGTCCGGCCAGCCCTCATCTACAGCCTCTTTCCCAACGTGCCCCCTACCATCTATTTTGGCACCCGGGATGAGAGAG TGGAGAAACTTCCCTGGGAGCAGAGGAAGCTGCTCCGGTGGAAGATGAGCACAGTGACCCCCAACATTGTCAAGCAGACCATTGGACGGTCCCACTTCAAAATCAGCAAGA GAAATGATGACTGGCTGGGCTGCTGGGGTCACCACATGAAGTCTCCTAGTTTCCGATCCATTCGGGAGCATCAGAAG CTAAACCACTTCCCAGGTTCCTTCCAGATTGGGCGAAAGGACCGACTATGGCGGAACCTGTCTCGCATGCAGAGCCGCTTTGGCAAGAAGGAGTTCAGCTTCTTCCCCCAGTCCTTCATCCTGCCGCAGGACGCCAAGCTCCTGCGCAAAGCCTGGGACAGCAGCAGCCGGCAGAAGTGGATTGTTAAACCA CCAGCGTCAGCCCGAGGCATTGGCATCCAGGTCATTCACAAGTGGAGTCAGCTCCCCAAGCGAAGGCCCCTCCTGGTACAGAG GTATCTACACAAACCCTACCTCATCAGCGGCAGCAAGTTCGATCTGCGAATCTATGTTTACGTCACCTCCTACGATCCTCTGCGGATTTACCTCTTTTCAGATGGACTCGTCCGCTTTGCCAGTTGCAA GTATTCCCCTTCCATGAAGAGCCTTGGCAACAAGTTCATGCACCTGACCAACTACAGTGTCAATAAAAAGAATGCCGAGTACCAGGCCAATGCCGATGAAACGGCCTGCCAGGGCCACAAATG GGCACTGAAGGCTTTATGGAACTACCTGAGCCAGAAGGGAGTCAATAGTGATGCCATCTGGGAGAAGATAAAGGATGTTGTTGTCAAAACCATCATCTC GTCCGAACCCTATGTGACCAGCCTGCTGAAGATGTACGTGCGGCGGCCGTACAGCTGCCACGAGCTCTTCGGTTTTGACATCATGCTGGATGAGAACCTCAAGCCCTGGGTCCTGGAGGTCAACATCTCCCCGAG CCTCCACTCCAACTCTCCACTGGACATCAGCATCAAAGGCCAGATGATCCGGGACCTTCTGAATCTGGCAGGCTTTGTTCTGCCCAACGCAGAGGATGTCATGTCCAGCTCCAGCAGCTCCGGCAGCTCCAGCGCCAG CCTGCCCAGCTCCCTCAGGGATAAATGTCGAATGGCCCCAGAGCATTTCACTGCACAGAAGATGAAGAAAGCCTATTATCTGACCCAGAAAATTCCTGATCAG GACTTCTATGCATCTGTGCTGGATGTCCTGACGCCAGATGACGTTCGGATTCTGGTTGAGATGGAGGATGAGTTTTCTCGCCGTGGTCAATTTGAACGAATTTTTCCTTCTCGAATCTCCTCTCGCTATCTCCGCTTTTTTGAGCAGCCACGATATTTCAACATTCTCACCACCCAATGGGAACAGAAGTACCATGGCAACAAGCTCAAAG GAGTAGATCTGCTTCGGAGTTGGTGCTACAAAGGGTTCCACACAGGAGCCATCTCTGATTCTGCTCCAATG